In Tiliqua scincoides isolate rTilSci1 chromosome 1, rTilSci1.hap2, whole genome shotgun sequence, the following are encoded in one genomic region:
- the PROX2 gene encoding prospero homeobox protein 2: protein MNRNTVPDQYNFSPGSGHASGQKGQPWIDRERGVLPPASYYASIISHLLSQPEADCELDPSFLLPSTQKTELLFQSGGSNTPSREASFLCQLPVSSLSNSSQFQNEHLQAKRARVEHIIQGMSIMPHPSESDAIEEGEHHQTEKEKKSYRENRRKQKLPQQQSPHETSVARSGKSSIQAEGCLQLEKQLHLLQCQLELLQERFLRPCELSDSSQSQRSLEKTKHFLKKLGQSLDNSNQCAVNDYHKDFLWRTVPRMGRPKLSQEEAGMMDSHIQPTEEETLSEILKHELVQVVTQAVDSVLKKVWSNSPGFQSQLCNSPSVTASSMGNTGAGESTPQKWLPRVSSHKGSMSLITDKAPGFSVCSIHSKLERKPCQVPHVNYPLIMSSEAQGNGILSQMLLCDQSGHWGRLPPRTVPSPESVDMPWQPIKWKSSVRRHQQCPGSYKSADMESLTPLSGSNTECAEMHAVMDGLPFPSTHVQDALTPGHLKKAKLMFFFTRYPTSSLLKAYFLDVQFTRCITSQLIKWFSNFREFYYIQMEKFARQALLEGVMDPNSLIVSRTSELFRILNIHYNKGNDFEVPDGFLNVANLTLQEFFNAIRAGKDLDPSWKKPIYKIISKLDSEIPDAFKSSSCLQELTHHG, encoded by the exons ATGAATAGGAACACTGTTCCTGACCAATACAATTTTAGCCCTGGTTCAGGACATGCAAGCGGACAGAAAGGGCAGCCTTGGATTGACAGGGAACGTGGTGTCCTTCCTCCTGCATCTTACTATGCATCTATAATATCACATCTCCTTAGCCAGCCAGAAGCTGACTGTGAGCTGGATCCAAGCTTTCTTCTCCCTTCCACTCAGAAAACTGAATTGCTCTTCCAAAGTGGTGGGAGCAACACACCTTCCAGGGAAGCCTCCTTCCTGTGCCAGTTGCCTGTCTCTAGCTTGAGTAACTCCAGCCAGTTTCAAAACGAACACTTACAAGCTAAGAGAGCAAGGGTAGAACACATTATCCAGGGAATGAGCATCATGCCACACCCTTCAGAGTCTGATGCCATAGAGGAAGGAGAACACCAccagacagagaaagaaaagaagagctACAGGGAGAACCGGAGAAAGCAGAAACTTCCTCAGCAGCAAAGTCCCCATGAAACCTCTGTGGCAAGATCTGGCAAAAGCAGCATCCAAGCAGAAGGATGCCTCCAACTGGAAAAACAGCTCCACCTTTTGCAGTGCCAGTTGGAGCTACTGCAAGAGAGATTCCTGCGGCCTTGTGAGCTCAGTGATTCCAGCCAAAGCCAAAGAAGCCTGGAGAAAACTAAGCATTTCCTGAAGAAGTTGGGCCAAAGTCTGGACAACAGTAACCAATGTGCTGTGAACGATTATCACAAAGATTTTTTATGGAGAACCGTTCCCAGGATGGGGAGACCCAAATTATCACAGGAAGAAGCTGGAATGATGGATTCGCATATTCAGCCTACAGAAGAGGAAACTCTGTCGGAGATATTAAAACATGAGTTAGTTCAGGTGGTGACACAGGCTGTGGACTCGGTTTTGAAAAAAGTCTGGTCTAACTCACCAGGCTTTCAATCCCAGTTGTGCAATAGTCCTTCAGTGACAGCCTCCTCTATGGGGAACACAGGTGCTGGAGAAAGCACACCCCAAAAATGGCTTCCTAGAGTTTCTTCCCATAAAGGCTCCATGTCTTTAATTACAGATAAAGCTCCAGGATTTTCTGTTTGTTCCATTCACTCCAAACTGGAAAGAAAACCCTGCCAGGTGCCGCATGTAAATTATCCCTTGATTATGTCCTCTGAGGCTCAAGGAAATGGTATTCTTAGCCAAATGTTACTATGTGATCAAAGTGGTCATTGGGGTCGCCTCCCTCCAAGAACAGTCCCTTCTCCAGAATCCGTAGACATGCCCTGGCAACCAATCAAATGGAAGTCATCAGTCAGGAGACACCAGCAATGTCCAGGATCCTATAAATCTGCTGATATGGAAAGTCTGACACCTCTTTCAGGTTCAAACACAGAGTGTGCTGAAATGCATGCAGTGATGGATGGGCTGCCCTTTCCCTCAACACAT GTCCAGGATGCTTTGACCCCTGGCCATCTAAAAAAGGCTAAGCTGATGTTCTTCTTCACTCGCTATCCCACATCTTCTCTGCTGAAAGCTTATTTTCTTGACGTCCAG TTCACTCGCTGTATCACTTCTCAGCTCATCAAGTGGTTCAGCAACTTCCGTGAGTTTTATTACATCCAGATGGAAAAGTTTGCCAGGCAAGCCCTCTTAGAGGGAGTCATGGATCCCAACAGCCTCATTGTTTCAAGGACCTCTGAGCTCTTCCGGATCCTCAATATCCACTACAACAAAGGGAATGATTTTGAG GTTCCAGATGGTTTCCTGAATGTTGCCAACCTGACCCTACAGGAATTCTTTAATGCCATCAGGGCAGGGAAGGACTTAGACCCTTCCTGGAAAAAACCAATTTACAAAATAATCTCCAAACTAGATAGTGAGATCCCAGATGCATTTAAATCCTCTAGTTGCCTCCAGGAGCTGACCCACCATGGCTAA